One window from the genome of Dioscorea cayenensis subsp. rotundata cultivar TDr96_F1 chromosome 3, TDr96_F1_v2_PseudoChromosome.rev07_lg8_w22 25.fasta, whole genome shotgun sequence encodes:
- the LOC120249633 gene encoding trans-resveratrol di-O-methyltransferase-like yields MEVDSLIHDFSKARTQVWKHMLVFMDSMCLRCAIELGVPDAIHNHGGPMTLSELVQALPMATTRAPFLRRIMRVLVNSGFFSIKGNESDGSNEEEVYYDLTATSKLLVTGSTNSLAPLVLFVTGSDVGMAGLAMSTWIKTSDDDDKNETPFHVAHDGKGLFEFSSERPEFNALLNEGMACDNRVLIGEMVKNWGDALFGGLRSLVDVGGGTGLAAAVMVAAYPEMKCSVLELDHVVDVQPENELVEFVRVICLFRSLKQMLFYSSGSYTIGMTRIVLRS; encoded by the exons ATGGAGGTAGATAGTCTAATTCATGATTTCTCCAAAGCAAGAACACAAGTATGGAAACACATGCTCGTCTTCATGGACTCGATGTGTCTCAGGTGCGCCATCGAGCTCGGCGTGCCAGACGCTATCCACAACCACGGCGGTCCCATGACACTCTCCGAGCTCGTCCAAGCACTACCCATGGCCACAACTCGAGCTCCATTTCTCCGGCGCATCATGCGTGTTCTCGTAAACTCTGGTTTCTTTTCCATTAAAGGAAATGAATCAGATGGTAGCAATGAAGAGGAGGTGTACTATGACTTGACTGCCACCTCTAAACTGCTCGTCACTGGAAGCACAAACTCTTTAGCACCTCTTGTTCTTTTTGTAACAGGCTCGGATGTGGGGATGGCTGGACTTGCCATGAGTACATGGATCAAAactagtgatgatgatgataagaatGAGACACCGTTTCATGTGGCTCATGATGGGAAGGGTTTGTTTGAGTTTTCAAGTGAGAGGCCTGAGTTCAATGCTTTGCTGAATGAAGGCATGGCTTGTGATAACAGAGTGCTTATAGGAGAAATGGTGAAGAACTGGGGTGATGCACTCTTTGGTGGTCTCCGGTCACTGGTGGATGTGGGTGGAGGTACTGGACTTGCTGCGGCGGTGATGGTTGCAGCGTACCCGGAGATGAAGTGCTCAGTTCTTGAACTCGATCATGTGGTGGATGTGCAACCGGAGAATGAATTGGTTGAGTTTGTAAGGGTGATATGTTTGTTCAGATCCCTCAAGCAGATGCTTTTCTACTCaag TGGGTCTTACACGATTGGAATGACAAGGATTGTGTTAAGATCTTGA
- the LOC120249624 gene encoding F-box protein At3g62230-like has product MAASSSRSNPLNIYLDDSPFTKPDICRQLINDGRQALADGVKSRGQQAFIEYARKVMVSCEQSGINSFHLRFSNPGDYIAHSNEWIRVAGRTRSVMELDLDFSDVNLHDKFPEGNNACAELVSDFYDMYRSSLDTLKLTGCNFDPAKLKEFKHLHNVIIARIAMEDEMLQELIKNCDHLEDLSLIRLTSLYLIRIADEKGALKRLTIEHCHSEDTGLVEIEARNLKYFKYFGRVKLFTIEAPRVEEAVFDFSFRKNFTGDEGCLFVWRHQLICHSKRNNCLQLYHSGLVLPHGDDPLRLSSSNQMLRHLILKKVAMHPNELPGVVLLLRSYPELENLTVTMDDVKQIEGFTYPFDNRPANAAAFWALQITTITCLNRHLKKVTVQGFKGTANELAFLKFLLRKSNVLKDMILEVASDGNIENRNRYMGLAQTLHGLNNASPDVTTTIR; this is encoded by the exons ATGGCTGCCTCTTCTTCTCGTTCCAATCCACTCAATATTTACCTCGATGATAGCCCGTTTACCAAGCCGGACATTTGCCGGCAGCTCATTAATGATGGTCGTCAAGCTCTGGCTGATGGCGTCAAGTCCCGAGGTCAGCAAGCTTTCATCGAATATGCTCGAAAGGTGATGGTCTCATGTGAACAATCAGGCATCAATTCTTTTCATCTCCGGTTTTCAAATCCAGGTGACTACATAGCCCATTCAAATGAATGGATCCGAGTTGCAGGACGTACAAGGAGCGTTATGGAGCTTGATCTTGATTTCTCAGATGTCAACTTGCATGACAAGTTTCCAGAAGGCAACAATGCGTGTGCTGAATTAGTCTCTGACTTTTATGATATGTATCGATCTTCATTGGATACATTGAAGCTCACGGGATGCAATTTTGATCCAGCTAAGCTCAAAGAATTTAAGCATCTTCACAACGTGATCATTGCGAGGATTGCAATGGAAGATGAAATGTTACAAGAGCTGATCAAGAATTGTGATCACCTGGAAGATCTTTCTTTAATCAGGTTAACTTCATTGTATTTAATTAGGATTGCCGATGAAAAAGGAGCACTCAAAAGGTTGACCATAGAACATTGTCATTCAGAAGACACCGGACTTGTTGAAATAGAGGCTAGGAACTTGAAGTACTTCAAGTACTTTGGCAGGGTCAAGTTATTTACCATTGAAGCACCTAGAGTGGAAGAGGCGGTTTTTGATTTCTCTTTTAGAAAAAACTTCACTGGTGATGAGGGGTGCCTTTTTGTCTGGCGTCATCAGCTCATTTGTCACAGCAAAAGAAATAACTGTCTGCAGCTATACCATTCAGGTTTG GTGCTACCTCATGGAGATGATCCACTACGCCTGTCTTCTTCAAATCAAATGCTTAGGCATTTGATACTGAAAAAAGTGGCCATGCACCCGAATGAGCTGCCAGGTGTTGTGCTCTTGCTAAGAAGTTACCCTGAATTGGAGAACCTTACTGTTACAATGGATGATGTCAAACAGATTGAA GGATTTACTTATCCATTCGACAATAGACCTGCAAATGCTGCTGCTTTTTGGGCCTTACAAATAACAACGATAACATGCCTGAATCGCCATTTGAAGAAGGTCACTGTGCAAGGTTTCAAAGGGACTGCTAATGAGTTAGCATTTCTGAAATTCCTGCTGAGGAAATCCAATGTTCTCAAAGATATGATTCTTGAAGTTGCCAGCGATGGCAACATTGAGAATCGTAACCGCTACATGGGCCTTGCACAAACCCTGCATGGTCTGAATAATGCTTCCCCTGATGTCACAACAACTATTCGCTAA
- the LOC120249643 gene encoding S-adenosyl-L-methionine:benzoic acid/salicylic acid carboxyl methyltransferase 3-like: MMKVEEDLHMVGGAGDTSYASNSRLQEKAIRKTKDIVEKALKNINGEVVSKSLVVADLGCSSGPNAFLVISQIISAVMEAGCQKAKEILFLLNDLPGNDFNTIFRSLSLYEKKVKEENGNQVLPYFVAGVPGSFYGRLFPSNSLHFAHSSYSLMWLSQVPVGIDQSGGVNINKGNIYISKTSPPIISSLYLEQFKRDFSSFLKLRSQELVNGGQMVLSFLGRKSSDPSKAELCHLWGLVADALNSMVQEGVLEEEKVNTFNMPFYAASKEEVQQVIQSEGSFYIEQMQTLESNWDPFDDSDDDQAFDNVRVDTMWPSV, encoded by the exons ATGATGAAGGTTGAAGAAGATCTTCACATGGTTGGTGGTGCTGGAGACACAAGCTATGCCTCAAACTCAAGACTTCAA GAGAAAgccataagaaaaacaaaggacatAGTGGAGAAAGCTTTGAAGAACATCAATGGAGAAGTTGTGTCAAAGAGCTTGGTTGTGGCTGACTTGGGGTGTTCTTCAGGGCCGAATGCATTCCTTGTAATATCTCAGATAATTAGTGCAGTAATGGAGGCCGGATGTCAAAAGGCAAAGGAGatattgtttttgttgaatgatttacCAGGCAATGACTTCAATACAATATTCAGATCACTGTCTTTGTATGAGAAGAAGGTTAAAGAAGAGAATGGGAATCAAGTGCTGCCTTATTTTGTTGCTGGTGTTCCTGGTTCCTTCTATGGAAGACTCTTTCCTAGCAATAGTCTTCATTTTGCTCATTCTTCTTATAGTCTCATGTGGCTCTCTCag GTTCCTGTAGGAATTGATCAGAGTGGTGGAGTTAATATTAACAAAGGGAACATATACATCTCAAAAACAAGTCCTCCAATTATATCAAGTTTATATTTAGAGCAATTCAAGAGAGATTTCTCAAGCTTCCTCAAGCTTCGTTCTCAAGAGCTTGTCAATGGAGGACAAATGGTTTTGTCCTTTTTGGGCAGGAAAAGTTCAGATCCATCCAAAGCTGAACTTTGCCATCTTTGGGGTTTGGTAGCAGATGCATTAAACTCCATGGTTcaagag GGAGTGTTGGAAGAAGAGAAGGtgaacacattcaacatgccaTTTTATGCAGCATCAAAAGAAGAAGTGCAACAAGTGATACAAAGTGAAGGATCATTCTACATTGAACAAATGCAAACACTTGAGTCAAACTGGGACCCATTTGATGACTCAGATGATGATCAAGCCTTTGATAATGTGAGAGTGGACACAATGTGGCCAAGTGTATAA